cgagcaaatcgatgaacagcgggagcacaggtgatgCAGGtgatgatcatgctatataacaacgggcttattctgtcaagtaacgtgtgtgtggtgtgtgtgtgaaacgaaatttcaTAGAGggagacgggtcccgcggttTCGGATTGGCGCGGTGAACCCAGATAGTtataaaattgggtgagtAAAAGGGCTCAAGGGCGTGGAACTATTGTTgtgcagtagtatcgcgcagtaacttcgtatggatgtcgcaaaaggtaaatgagacgttTTGCACCTCTGCGTGTTTATTTCCTTGCACGCTTGTCTCGACTTGGTAGCGTGGATTCTTCAGAAAGTAGAAACAGCCCTGCAAACAGCTGCTAAGCCGACCTCTTACatgatctgaagtggtacgttACCTTTATCAGTACTGAGTTTATAGTTTATAAacttgttcacgtcattttacgttaaaacatcattctgtgataactgttggaggAAATCAggaaggaaactcatacttcgagtaatccTTTCGAATTGTGTCTATACTGTATCGGTATCGGAGTGTTCaaaactgaagtttgaatgttcttcaaatgcaCAACTGACGCGTTCAGAAAGGAAACTATGGAATCTATCGCCTTCAATTGTtattaaaaaagaggaagaaagcgttgttagaagaACACTAATCCAATTTAACAGGAACTTCACTTgctaacaatttttatttatcaatgAAGGGGAGCGAATTGAACACTAATGAaattctgaagtccggctttggcgttaattaatccccTTAGGATGTACTAacaacgttcacttcaactcatgatcaatgacttgcggaggctagttgatgtgtcaagtcagtgtttttatcctctccgacaagtctggtaccaatttatcgacttcggGTCCCCGGAGGTATGAAAagcttgatgagcactaggacggattgaAACCTCCCGTCGACTGTGCaaacagtggaacctcttaccgattgcactacacccgccccattatataaaataataaaacagaaatttatAATGCTTAGATTTGACACTGGTTATGGCAGCAAgttaaatttttggaaatataaaaacttttatttagCGATTAGCATTTAAAATACCTTGTTTTCCATTCCATTCTACTCACaacttctattatattatttattattctaaaTTTACTTCGTTATATGATTAATGGTGttcttcatgaagaacgcctactgcgaggagcACAACTTGAacgctcccaaatcgtggaaacttcgtcatacgtatacctcggacgttctatgaacatggaaaacagcttgaaggaagaaatgaatagaagaatgagagcagcatgggcagcattcgcagccatCAGGGGAGCTACGAACCAACTGACAGACCAAGATTTTCgaaagctacttactacccacagagcccttgagagatgcctCAAATTGACTGCTGACTGTGATACAAGATAGTCGCTCGTCTGATTCCTTCTCAcatactcaatattttccattttcttggtgaAATGTTCCtaaacaattattttaaagaaagacCGCAAGGCTTATTTCAGAACGCATTTTATAAATTGCACTCTCTCTCTTGCCTTTGTACTCACCTCTCGCATTTATCCTAATCTCGATGTCCTCAATTTGTCCATTATTTTCCCAAACTAGTCCTGGACCAAAAGATTTGGaattatacgaaaaaaatctttttaaaaaacttcACGCCATCTATTTCCCTAACATTTTACGCCCCTtgatttgtgtttatttaaaatcGACTGTCCCCTTGTCTTTTTCTCCtcgttctcttcatttttcttctcttctgacAAGCCTCACGATTCCCTCCTGCACAGAAACTCCCCTTAAGTCCCCCGAATCTGGGTGGTGGATTTGGTGGTATTCGTATACATGTTGGGAGACtcggggggtgattccgtccatttcttcctaattgccgtaaaaacggcccggaagatacggctcatCGTTTTGGGCACATTTTGTACAAGATGTTCGATTGGGGCgatcttgtgcggcgccgtttcgggccgttttttaagaattagagaaatggacggaatcacctcctctccgtagtctcccctCGTTCGAATACTCCCTAATCGTTTTTTAAGAAtcccctgttgagaaattctcgacgcacgcttgaccctgattgtgtaagcggatgcgctcgaTGAGGTGCGGTGTAGCGTAGAGCTTATTATCGACGGGGGACCcatgctgcagttcgcgatggctccacctcgatttcaacagCTAACTCCAGCGCACtcgcagcagcttacgcaactgcaccaagcttcatgtcgttttgacacgactataGAAATGTTGGCGCCCTCGATGACGCTCACTAATTACGTGTATTTCGCAACGGTACCAAGTCATTGGACCAATATCAATGCATATCGAGTTGGTGTTTCAGTTGAAATGCTGGAAACTCATTAAAAAACGATTGTAGGGGTCAGCAGTTACTAAAGTACGTTCTTTCAGTACCTTGGGTGCACATCGGGTGGACACTGCAGTGGATGTGCGAAGAAGCTGAAAGATACTGGAGTCAAATCAAAAACAGTGGTGAAGGCAACCAATTGCACGCAACCACTCTGTTGCCCACTTTAACTAAGAACTGTGACTTTATCACTCCCATGTACAATTCTGTGTATTTTTTACAGCGAAAAATACTACCTCAATAAAAGTCTCTTCTGAAGTGATATCATTTATACGGAATGGTCAGGAATCTTAACCTCAAATAGGCCACTTTGCTAAACTACCTGTCCAAAAATTTGATAGACTTGGCGAAAGTATgtcttttacttttattttactgaCAACCATTCATCACGTCCACTATGCCCCTGATTGTTATCACATCGCGCTCGAGATGCTTCTTTCGAATATTCAATTAAATGCGTATTTTTCTTGTGCCGAAAATCCGATGTTTTTCGGATATTCCATTACAGTGATGTTAAgagtattcgaatattcaGAATCCCAGTTTGAGTGAGTCTACAAATTGAATATACTGCTGCGATGGTGTGCAACTGGTTAACCATGACCACAATCGATTTTCACTGTACTATTTTATTGTTCGTTTTCCCTTTACTATTTCTTTGTTCGTGAATCGACACACGTTAACTACATAGTAtacaaaacttttttattacttccTAATTCTTACGATTCTTGTTTAGAAGGACCGAGAACCTCTGATCAACAAactacaaacaaacaaacaagcgACGAAGGTATAATTTCCATCAACCTACATGTGGTAACTTAAAACACGTCGAAGGCAAAAACATTGGTCAGCTTGACCTTTCATGGGAGAAGTTTGATCCGACGCTCAGAAGAAATCGAGTGGAACAGCGGAGAATgcagtttcttcttctcccGCTCCTTATATACAGTACAGCAGCGATGAAATAATCTAGAACGGCAGTtaaaaagttcgactttcaatgaacctcggcatagttgaatttatattatcgagtttgataagctgtacacgaggttgttaaacaaatttattggctaacgtttcggctatatcgccttcttcagagcctgaaaggggcgatattcaatctacaattcaaacgaccaacctctccacaactaaactgatagactccacgcctactttcaatcacaaatttagcgactacactgaatgctcaccttatatcggagacgcctagcatggaccgctgactgatcgatcacgagggcgaatggttcgaatgtcacattcggatcggacaaaccattcgagatgtggcgcgagttcccgcgttatcgacagacattcacccttgcggttcattttagggtttttggcttggatccaaaatgcctccagcgattttcgagccaacgttttagtttcgtgcgctaagatttggaccctaaattcaaaatcggctccgtcgtgttttttgTGTTATAGGCACCTAGAGGTGTCCAtcctcgtaacctattcttaccgctcacgtgctctttgatgcggacatacagcggtcgtgccgtttcatcgatatactcgtcgccacagttcgtgcaagaaatcaggtagattaccccggatctcaagcagtctcctgatctacctgtgggacaaataatacaaatctAATCATCATAATAATCTAGAACATCACTTATTCTACGTAGCTGCAAAGCTACTATATATTCAAGAGAAACTATGTGACTACTCAATATATAGGTTCCACGGTACTGCTCAGAGATTCAATGTTCTCTAGCAGAATGCTTCAAAACAggtttatttttatctatatGTTCAATTAACTATTCAAAAGCATTCAAATCGCTCAACCCTCTAGTTTGAGCGATTTGAATGCTTCTTTGAGAGAGATTGGATCAtcctaaaaagaagaagttagTATGGATATAAAGGTGCAGTTCCCATCAACTTACATGAGGTGGCTCAAAACATGTGCGATACAAAAAAGTTGCTTGTTAATGCTTGGAGGCCAGACATGGATTAAAATCCGCGGAGACTAATTTATTTGTGTTGTATCGGAAACGAAACGTCACTTATCCCTTCACCGTCAACTGTCGCGAAGGGATTTTAAGCGTTGACGCATCAATTAGCGGGATTTTTATCACTAGCAGATCTGACTATTCGGTTCTGCTTCTCACATGTGTACGATGCATGCAAAGCAACCACTTCACACTTTAAACTGGATCTTGTGTTGAAAACGGGTGTGATCTCAGTTTCGAAAATAACTCCTCCCTCTCGATCTCTGCACCACTTTCTTCGCTATATCTACCTTACGATAAATGAGGTTTGTTAGCATATGAGATATTTATACATTATGCTTTTGTAGTGTTGGGATAATTTTCTAGGTGTTCAAAAGAATCATTTCTATTACACTACACTGTGGCCTAAATATTTTTTAGCTAATCTGGATACCACAAAAGACTGCGAATTTAATTGTCTGAAGCATCCCCCTAACTTTTTGGGAAGTGATCGAATTAAACCTTACTCGCTCTGGGTCTTAAttgtttcgcaaaaaaaaaacttttttattgcttcCTAATTCTTACGATTCTTGTTTAGAAGGACcgagaaaaatattctttttattttagtccCAGTTttccaattgaa
The Necator americanus strain Aroian chromosome I, whole genome shotgun sequence genome window above contains:
- a CDS encoding hypothetical protein (NECATOR_CHRI.G1460.T1); this translates as MINGVLHEERLLRGAQLERSQIVETSSYVYLGRSMNMENSLKEEMNRRMRAAWAAFAAIRGATNQLTDQDFRKLLTTHRALERCLKLTADCDTR
- a CDS encoding hypothetical protein (NECATOR_CHRI.G1458.T1) — translated: MIRLFICTSFLICIAARYLTPVQEDVLKCLLDLGLSDVQAMDYLGCTSGGHCSGCAKKLKDTGVKSKTVVKATNCTQPLCCPL